The Sinomicrobium kalidii region GGAAGGCTGAACATATATATTTCTTCCGCCTTAGGGCTTATTGCCAAACGATATGTTTTCTGCGACAATGTTATGATCCCCACCTACCCCGCCTTTCTCCAACTCCGCAAATACGACCTTATGGCCTTTACCAACCGCCTCCACCAGTACGGTATTAAAAAAATACGACGAATAGGCCATACCATGGAATTCGAACAGATCAAGGAATACGTTCAGGGGGACGACATACGAACCCTCAACTGGAAGGCAACAGCCAAGAAAAACCAGCTCATGGTCAACCAGTTTCAGGATGAAAAATCACAACCCGTATATTCGGTGATCGACAAAGGCCGGGTAATGAAGATGCCTTTCGAAGAGTTGAGCCTGCTCGATTATGCCATCAATGCCACCCTGGTTATCAGCAATGTCGTTCTGAAAAAGCAGGACAAGGCAGGGATGTTCACATTTTCAAAAAAAGTGGAAAACATTGTGGTAGCGGAACGACGAACTTCCCAGATGGGATTGATCCTGGAAACGCTTTACAACATTCAGACCGATTTTTTCGAATCGGATTTCAGCAGGTTATACGGCGATATCAAACGAAATATCACCAACCGCAGCCTTATTCTCCTTTATACCAATTTCGAAACATTGGACGGACTGCACCGCCAGTTGCCTTATTTAAAAGGTATTGCCAAAAATCACCTGCTCGTGGTCATCTTCTTTAAAAACACCAAACTCAACGCCCTCATCCACAATCGTGCCGAGACCATCCAGCAGGTTTACGACAAGGTCATCGCCGAAAAATTTGCTTTCGAAAAACGGCTCATTGTCAACGAACTCAGAAAATACGGTATCTACTCCATCCTCACCACTCCCGAGAACCTTACCATAGATACGATCAACAAATACCTGGAGATCAAGGCCAGGGGGCTGTTGTGATGAACAACTGACGATTTTTGATTTTAAGAACAAAATTATTAAATACCATGGAAATCAACTATGACAACAAGGTTTTCCGGCCTGTAAGTAATACGGAAAACGGGGAAACTTCCTCAGAAACGGTTTTTCACTACAAACAAAAGGGAAATATCCTCTCTTCGGAATACGGAGGCGGGCAGATCGTCACCGGACATTTGCTGGGTATTGTCAATTCAGGTGGTATAATCGATATGCAGTACCACCAGATCAACACACGTGGGGAACTGATGACCGGAATGTGCCGGTCCGTACCTGAAATCCTCCCGGACGGAAGGATACGGCTACACGAAAACTGGCAATGGACTTCCGGTGACCGTTCCGGGGGACAGTCGGTCATAGAGGAAATCCGGAAAGAATAAAGGCGCAGAATCCTGCACCTTTTAAAACTTAAACACCTACTTTTTCAAGCCGGTTATATCTTTTCATCCAGCCACGCTTTCATCATCCAAACCGTTTTTTCCTGTTCGGTGATAAAGTCACTCATCATCGAGTTGGTCCCCTCGTCATGGGCATCGGCAGATTCGTCGAGGATAACCCGTTCTATCTTGAGCAATTCGGTCAGTGAATCCACAACAAGACTTACGGCAGCCTCATCCTTGTGGACATTTTTGCCTACCGGTACTTTACCGGCCTTGATATAATCTTCAAAAGTGTGTAAAGGTGTTCCGCCGAGCGTAAGGACCCGTTCCGCGATCATATCTATTTTTTCCTGGGTGTCATTATACAGCTCCTCAAACTTTTCGTGCAGATCAAAAAAGCGTTTTCCGCGAATATTCCAGTGTATCCCTCTCAGGTTCTGATAGTAAAGCTGGAAATTGGCCAGCAAGTTGTTGAGATCCTTTTTCAAATCTTCGGTTTTGCTTACGTCTAATCCTAAACTGTTTAATTGCATAATGGTATGATTTTAAGTTCCTTGTTAATGTACAACAAATTTACCTATTATTTATGGGCAACAGAGCATAACATTTATCAATAGTTTTTATATTTTTATCGAATTAAACTATGTAAAACACGGGGAAAGACAAGGCCTTTATCCCGGCCGTAATCCTTTTTTCCAAAGATGATATAACAATGACCATTACCCAATTACAATATGTACTGGCTGTTGCCGAGTACCAGAATTTTACACTGGCTGCCGAAAAGAGTTTTGTAACCCAGCCTACCCTGAGCATGCAGATACAAAAACTGGAGGACGAACTCGACATCCTCATCTTCGACCGGAGCAAAAAACCCATCCAGTTGACGGAAGTGGGCAAAAAAATAGTGGATCAGGCCCGGAACATTGTCAGTGAGTCCGGAAGGATCAAAGATATCGTTCACCAGGAAAAAGGGTTCATCGGCGGAGAATTCAAACTGGGGATCATTCCTACGGTAATGCCTACGCTTCTGCCCATGTTCCTCAAGAATTTCATCAATAAATACCCTAAGGTCAATGTCAAAATAGAAGAACAGAATACCGCCACTCTTATCCAGAAGCTCATGGACGGGCACCTCGATGCTGCCATTGCCGCTACTCCGCTGGAAAACAACCAGATCAAGGAAAGAGTGCTCTATTACGAACCGTTTGTGGCCTATATCCCGGAAAATCACAGGCTCCACTCCAATATGAAAATCGATACGGCCGATCTTAAAATCGAGGATGTCCTTCTCCTGGAAGACGGACATTGCTTCCGGGACGGCGTCATCAACCTCTGCCATGCCGAAAAAGATTTCAAGAACGAACGCTTCCAGCTGGAAAGCGGTAGTTTCGAGACCATGATAAGACTGGCAGATGAAGGCATGGGCATGACCCTGCTTCCCTACCTGCACACACTGGAACTCAATGAAAATGAGAAAAAACACCTCCATTTCTTTAACGACCCCAGCCCGGCCAGGGAGGTAAGCCTTATTTATCACAAAAGCGAACTGAAATTACATATTATAGAAGCGCTGAAAGAAGTCATTTCCGGCGTAATCCGCGGGGCCATTGCTTTTCAAAACGTTCAGATTATAAGCCCCATCGGCAAAAAATAATAAAAAAAGCCGGATTTCTTTTCCGGCCAACTACAAATCGTATATGATGTCAAAATAAAAAATCCCGCTCCCGCGGGATTTTGATCGTTATGATTTTAGATAGATCAGACATTGTGAAAGCTCAGGTTTCCCTGAAATAAACTGGTTTAGCCAGATTTTTAATTCTTCCAGTTCATATGGTAACAATCGGTGTACCGCTTTTTCTACTTCTTTACAGAAAAGAACGGAATCAAAGCTCACTTTCTGGAGTACGACTTGGGTATACTCATACATAGCTCTTGCCATAATTATGAACGTTTTTAGGGTTAGTCCCGACCAGAGACCGGGGATATAATTACACCAAATATAACGATTTTTTTATATCAATTATTTTAGACAATCGTTAAATATTTCCTAATTAACTGGTTTGCACCAGTGTGCGAATGTGTTGTTTTCAACGCTGAATTCAGATCCGGTACGCATTTATTTTTCCAGCCGGTCTTTCACATATTCTATCTGTGTCTTTCCATGTGGCTTTGGTTTACCGTCTTCCCCAAGGTTTACCATCACTATTCTCTCTATGGATATAATGGTCATCCTCGTCATCTTGTTCCTCACCTCGCAGCGGAGAATCAGGGAACTCTTGCCAAATTTCACCACGTCAATACCAATTTCGATAACATCGCCTTCTCCGGCCGAATCCACAAAATTGATATCCGACATAAATTTGGTTACCACCTTCTTATTTTCCAGTTGAATAATGGCATACAATGCCGCCTCTTCGTCAATCCATTGTAAAAGGCGTCCCCCGAACAAGGTGCCGTTCGGGTTCAGGTCTTCGGGTTTAACCCACTTCCGGGTGTGAAATCTCATAGCTTCCGCGTTATGTTTATCCTCTAAAATTATTTATTTTGCACGAAATAACCTAACCCCGAACGGCGATTTACGAATTATGATACAGGTGATGCGGATTTTTATTTTTTTGATCCGTCGGCTACCGCTTAACCCTGAAAATTACAACAGATCTTGGAAGTACACACTACAACCGCTCTCAATGCTGCAGAACTCAAAGAATTTCTCGACACCAAGGTTGAACAATACAACAGGCCGGACTTTATAGGTACAGATCCCATCCAGGTCCCGCATCTGTTCTCCCGGAAAGAAGATATTGAAATTTCCGGATTTCTCGCAGCCACTATTGCCTGGGGCAACCGCAAGACCATTATTACCAATGCAAAGAAAATGATTGGGCTTATGGGAAATTCCCCTTATGACTTTGTAATGTCGCACAAAGAAAGTGACCTGGAAAAACTGGACAGCTTTGTCCACCGTACCTTTAACGGGGAAGATTTTAAATGTTTCGCCCGCGCCCTGCGTCACATTTATTCGGAACACGGGGGAATGGAAGCTGTTTTTGCACACCATGCCGAAGAAGGATCTCTGCAGAAAGCCATTCATGAATTCAAAAGACGCTTTTTCGAAATCCCACATTTAACCCGGACGGAAAAACACGTCTCCGACCCGTTAAAAGGTTCTTCGGCAAAACGCATTAACATGTATCTCCGGTGGATGGTTCGCAATGATAATACCGGAGTGGATTTCGGTATCTGGCAAAGCCTCTCCCCGTCGCAACTCTCCTGTCCACTGGATGTCCATTCGGGAAATATCGCCCGCAAGCTGGGGCTCCTGAAACGAAAGCAAAACGACGCCAGGGGATTGGCCGAACTGGACAAAAGCCTCCGGAACCTCGATCTGCGGGACCCCGTAAAATATGACTTTGCCCTCTTTGGACTCGGAGCCTTTGAAAAGTTCTGATTTTTTGTAGTAAATTAGGTGCAGCCCAAAAGGATTTTATATTATATTAAAACCACCCTATGAAAAAGAAAAATACCTCTTTACTGTTATTCCTCTTTATCTCTTCCCTGTTATTTGCCCAGAACAGGACACTTCCGACAGACACTACCGTCACTACCAATCATGAAGTAACCGTTAACGGCAACCGGTTTTCCTATACTGCCACAACGGGTACACAACCTGTGTGGGGGGAAGACGACAAACCGGTAGCAGCACTTTTCTATACCTATTACGAAAGGGACGGCATAAAAGACCGGGTAAACAGGCCCCTGGTCATATCGTTCAATGGCGGACCGGGTTCTGCATCGGTATGGATGCACCTCGCCTATACCGGCCCCCGGATATTGAATGTTGATGATGAGGGGTATCCCGTACAACCTTACGGTGTAAAGGAAAATCCGCATTCCATATTGGACGTTGCTGATATTGTCTATGTAAACCCCGTAAATACAGGCTATTCCAGGCTTATGGAAACCGAAGAAAAAAAGGCGGAACGTTCGGATTTTTTCGGTGTAAATGCCGATATCGCATACCTTGCGGACTGGATCAATACTTTTGTAAGCCGTATGGGACGCTGGCGGTCGCCCAAATACCTCATCGGTGAAAGTTACGGAACTACCCGGGTGTCCGGACTGGCACTGGAATTACAAAACAGGCAGTGGATGTACCTCAACGGGGTGATCCTTGTGTCACCTACAGAACTGGGAATAAAAAGGGACGGCCCGGTAGAAATTGCAAACCGTTTGCCTTACTTTGCCGCCGCAGCGTGGTATCACAAAGTACTCCCTCCCGAATTGCAGCAAAAGGACCTGGAGAAACTACTGCCCGAAGTGGAAAATTACGCTGTAAACGAGCTTCTTCCCGCGCTGGTGAGGGGCGGTTTCCTCGAAGAATCGCGAAAAAAAAACATTGCTTCCCGTATGGCCCGCTATTCCGGATTGTCCGAAAAGGTGATCCTGCAGCACGACCTGGAAGTACCGTTCCGGTATTTCTGGAAGGAACTGCTCCGTGATAAAAAGGGATATACCATAGGAAGACTGGATTCCCGTTACCTCGGCATAGACCGCAAAGATGCCGGAGATTCTCCCGATTACAATGCCGAACTGACCTCCTGGCTGCACTCTTTCACCCCGGCCGTCAACTATTACATCCGGGAACGTCTCAGGTTTAAAACGGATGTAAAATACAATATGTTCGGCCCGGTACACCCCTGGGACCGTTCTGATGACCATACCGGAGAAAACCTCAGGCAGGCCATGGCGCAAAACCCCTCCCTGCACGTCATGATACAATCGGGGTATTTTGACGGGGCTACCACTTATTTCAATGCCAAATATACCATGTGGCAAATGGACCCGGGCGGCAGGCTTAAAGACAGGCTCCGTTTCGAAGCCTACCGAAGCGGACATATGATGTACCTCCGCAAAGAGGACCTCAAAACGGCAAATGACCATATCCGGGAGTTTATACAGCATTCCTCCCCGAAAAAGGACCAACCCGTAAAATACGACTAACACCAAATTGCACGCACCTATGCTAAAGTCTCTTTTCAACAGGAAAAAAACTACCGCCCCCTACCGGTACGGCATAGCGCTGGGAGGGGGCGGTGCACGCGGTTTTGCTCACCTGGGCGTGCTCAAGGCCCTGCAGGAAGCCGGGATAAAACCCGATATCATTTCCGGGGTAAGTGCCGGTGCCATTGTAGGTGCCTTTATAGCGGGAGGTTTTTCCCCGGACGAAGTTTTTGAGATCATGAAAGAGAACAGGCTGGGGAATTTTACCGGTATTCAGTTCCCCAGGGACGGCCTCCTGAACTTTGACAAGCTGCAGCACACCATCACCCGGTTTATCCCTGCCAAGAACATTGAAGACCTTCCCCTGCCTTTTTATGTAGCCGCCTCCAACCTGAACGACGGAATCATCGAGTATTTTGACAAAGGTGAACTGGGAAAGACCGTACAGGCCTCTGCTTCCATCCCGGTATTGTTCTCCCCGGTCAAAATCAACGGTAAAAAATATGTGGACGGCGGTATTTTTGACAATGTTCCCATTGCCCCTCTCAAGGAAAAATGTGAAACCATCATCGGTATAAACATAAGTCCCACACAGCGGGTGGATAAACTCAATAACCTGATAGATATTGCCAGCAGGACCTTTCACCTTAGTGTAGAGTCCACTTCCGTACGGAAAAAAGAAGAATGTGATATTTATATAGCGCCGTCAGAATTATATAATTATCCTATCCTGGATGCATCGAAGGCAGAAAAAATGTTTCTCATAGGATATGAATATACCAAGGCACTGCAGGTATTTGCACAGGAATAATTCCTGAAATTTTTCAGAAAAGGGAAAAGCGGCATACTAATTGAAAATAATATCGCTGTATCTGGCCCGCACCGTGATTTGCCTGTCGGAACCACTGTTTTGATGATAGCCTTTTATCTCGGTATTGCCTTTCTCTACTGTAGTCGATACTTTTAATCCCGGAGGGATTTTTATATTCGAATCCTCCCCGTTGAAAAACAGCCGGAACCCGGATTCGGGTAATACGATCATTGCATTGGTATTGTCCAGCACCAGGTCCAGCCTGTTAAAGTTCCTGCCAATGTTCTTCACCTCCAGACTACCGAAACTCCCCTGGATATGTCCGCTGTGCAACAGGTTTTCTACGGTAACATCCGAGGAATTGGATATAAGTTCCAGGCTGCTTACGTTTTCCAGGTCAACTTCCTTTACGTAGTTAACCTTGAGTTTACCCCCGTTCCAGTTGTGTACCAGAACGGGAGCATATGATGTTTCGATGGAGGTCTCTTTTCCGTTAACCCGGTTGGCCCTGAGGCTGGCATGTGACAGGGTGGCCCGTATGTTTTCCGAGTTTTCGGCCAGTTTTACTTCGCCGTGGCGCACATTCATTTTCAGCTTTGCCCCCTTTGGCATTTTGATCAGGATACGTTTCTTTACATTCACTTCCTTCTCTTTTCCGTCACTGTAGAAATAAAATATGGAGGGTGCCTGATCTCCTGCCTCTTCCCGGACCTTAATGGCCTGTTTCCTTGCCTTTTCGGCAGCCTGCCGGGCTTTTTCCGCATGCTCCTTTATTTTTTCCCGGTCTATTTTTATCTTCTTCGCATTTTCCTCTACCTCTTCCCGGTGTGCTTCCATCTTCTTCTTCCAGGATTCCATCTGTTTTTTAAATTTTTCGTCAAAAGTCTCTTCCCACTTCTTTTTCCATTCTTCCATGTACTTGTCTCCTTCCTTTTTATAGGCCTCATAGTCAAAAGAGAGATTGGTCATATCCAGTACTTGCGGAGGCATCGGGGGTACGGGAGGAACAGGTATATCCGCAAAGTCGGGAATATCCGGCATCTCCGGAATTTCGGGCATATCGGGCAGCACAAAGTTAAAGTTCATCCCGTCTGCATCGGCTATCCATATATTGCCGGGGCGGGTAGCGACAGAAATCCTCTTTTTATCCCCCGTAGCCTTAAATTCCCAGCTTTCCAAATATTTTTCGGCTTCTTCACGGCTTATACCTCCCACTTCAATAGTGGCCAGCACTTCTACCGTGTTTCTATCCCAGGTTTCAAACTCCACATCGGTATGACTGGTGTTTACTTCGATAGTAACATCCGGGTTAACCTCGAAACTTTCCCGAAAAGTCTCGGTTTCTTTCTGTGCCTGCACATGTACGGTAAAAAGCCATACGAACAACAGGCTAAACCTGTAAATCAGATCTTTCTTCATCTTTTTTGTTTTTGAGTTCCTGTAATTTTTCTTTTAAACGATAGAGCAGCTGCAACCGCATTTTCAAGTTATCGATCAGGGCGGTTACCGTCTGTTCGTTGGGCCCCACGTTGTTCAGCTCCCGGTTGAGCGCCTGATATTCTTCATTGAGTTCGGCCAGCCTGTCCATATACCCTTTGAAAAGCCTTTTGTCCTTTTCATCCACCTCAATACGCGACAACTCCCAGTTTATGGCTGTCATGTAATAATCTTCCACCTTTTTCAGATCGGGGGAAAGGTCGCCCAGGGAAATCCGGCCGGCCGGTTCGTCCGGATTCCCGGTATCGGTAATCACGGGGTTATCTGTTCGGGGAGTTCCGGTTTCGCGTATGGCGTAAAACGCAACGCCGATCCCTATAAGTAGCAAAACGGAAGCTGCAATTTTCCGGGCCTGCGAAAAATATCTTCTTTTAATTTTCTTTTCCGGCAAGTCATGCTTCAATCTTGATAAAAACCGTTCTTCATGCCCTTCCGGCATTTTACCGGAGGATTCGTATGCCTTTTTCAACATTTTCCTTAGGTCTTTCATAAGCCTGTATCCTGTTTATACTATTGTCCGGCAGCTAAAATCCGGCAATTTTATTTTTATACCTGTTTGTACTCCTCCAGCATTTCCCGCAGCTTCTTTTTGGCACGGAAGAGTAATGTTCTTGAATTCACTTCGGTAATCCCCAGTATTTCGGATATTTCCTCGTGGTCGTATCCTTCCACCAGGAACAACATTACTACATGCCTGCTGCTTTCGGGCAACCGTTCCATGGCACGGATCACTGTTTGCTGTGTAACGCTGTCTTCCACCAGCCACTCCGACGGTCCTTCTTCCGCTACTTCATGCAATACGTCTTCTACAGACAGCCACCGCTCTTTTTTACGTTTTATGTTGTCCAGACAGTGATTGATCACAATGCGTTTTAACCATGCCCCGAAAGTCACTTCCCTCTTGTACTGGTCCAGTTTCTGAAAAGCCTTTATAAAAGCTTCCTGCACGGCATCTTCGGCGTCTTCCCGGTTGTCCAGGTAACGTTTGGCCACACAGAACATGGCATCACAATATTGCCTGTACAGCTTTAATTGTGCCTTGTGGTCGTTATTTTTACACTTTTCGATGAGATCTGTCTGAAACATTCCGGCCGGTCTGTTGAACTTTTATTTTTTACTTCATATTAAATCCGCATGGCTTTCATCTTTATAGACGATATAAAAAACCCGGTGTTGCAATTTTTAGCAAATTTTATAACTTTGTCCTCAACAAGATACGCAAAAAATCGCATCACCCTAAATCAAAAATCATCATAAACAAAAGAAATACAACGGATTACACACAAAAATGATCTTTTGTAAATCTTTTAATCCTCTTCTTATAAAAAATTTAACAATAGGGATTTGGATTTTATAGACGACCGGTCATATATTTGTCCCGTCAAATTAAGGAGACCTTGTCAGAAACCGTCAGACATAAAGAAAAAACCGCATTCCTTCTGGAAAAAGGCCTGGAATTGCTTTGGTTTAAAGGGTATAACGGTACCAGTGTCAACGATATTGTCAAGGTGGCCGATGTACCTAAAGGTTCTTTTTATTTTTATTTTGACTCCAAGGAAGACTTTGCCGTAAAAGCGCTCGACAGGTATTTTACGCTGAAAAGGGAAGCTACGGCAGAAATGCTGGAGGATGAATCCATTCCGCCTTCACAACGGCTCTACAATTATTACGACAAGCGCGTTACGATAATGAAAGAGCAACTGAAATGTACCCTGGGCTGTATGGCGTGTAATATCGGCAACGAAATGGCCGAACACAGTGAGAGAATACGCCTTACCGTGGTGAACCATGAAGAAAGGATAAGGCGGCAGATCATTGATGTGGTAATAGCCGCCCAAATGAACGAAGAAATAGACCATACCGTCAACCCGGATAAAATAGTTGCATTTATCGAAGATGCTTACAAAGGGATGCTCATCTCCATGAAATCAAGCCAGAGTGCCGAACCTTTGGACAATTTTTTATTTTTTCTAAAGACCCTCATACTGAAATAATTTTTTTTCGTCAATTATAGACGACCGGTCAACTTAACACAAACACCAAACTAAAATCCAGAAACGCTATGAAACATTCCGCACCACACATTCTCAAGACTTTGTAAAAGTACCCCGGGGTATTTCCCGGGTAAATCCATTCACTAAACATTATTCGTAAGATCAAACAGATGACACGGGGAAGGAATCCCGATTTTCGTGTATCGGGTATTTTCTTTTCCAAAAACTAAACGCTATGAAAAAACACAACATCCAAAGCATAGGGATAGTACTATCCATGTCCCTGCTGATCACCTCGGCTATAGTATCCTGCAGCAATAGCACTGCCGCGGAACAGGGGCCTCAGGCTCTGGCCACCCCGTACATAATCCCGTCTACGGAAAAAATCACCGACTGGAGCGAATATATCGGTCGCTTCGAGGCGTCAGAACGTGTAGAGATCCGTTCACGGGTCGACGGCTATATCCAATCGGTTAATTTCCGCGACGGGGATGTCGTAAAAAAGGGACAGACCCTGTTTGTCATAGACCAGCGTCCTTTTTATACGGCCCTGAAACAGGCGGAAGCCGATAAATTACAGGCCGAGGCCGATCTCCTTCGTACTCAAAGTGATTATGACCGTATTGCATCTGTCCAGGATTCAAGGGCAGTATCGGCTGAAGAAGTAGAACAGCGCAAACAAATCGCTAAATCTGCTGAGGCCAGGCTTATGGCTGCCAATGCCAGGCTGGAGGAAGCACGCCTCAACCTCGGCTATACCGAGATCAAGGCGCCCATCACAGGGAAAATCAGTGAAGATTTTGTAAACCGGGGAAACTATATTACCGGCGGTGCGGCGAATGCCACACTACTGACCACGGTCCTCGCTGTAGATCCCATTCATTTTTATTTTGAAGGTAATGAAGATGATTTTGCACGCTTTCATTCTTCCCGGGGAGCGAACGGAGAAAGAACGAAAACTCACAAACCGGTAGTTGTTAAACTTTCTTCCGAAGACAGTTATTCTCGCGAAGGATATATGGATTTCGTAGACAATGAAATTCAGCGAAATACCGGAACCATACGGGGCAGGGCCGTATTTAAAAATCCCGACATGCAACTTGAGGCAGGGATGTTCGGACGGTTGCGGTTGCTGGAAAAAAACAGGACCGATGCCATTCTCATCCCGGAAAAAGCTATAAGCAGCAGTCAGTCGCAAAAGATTGTATATACGATAGGACCCGACAGCACCGTACAGGTAAAACCGGTAAAACTGGGGAAACTGTACCGCGAAAAATACAGGATCATTACCGGCGGACTCACAACAGAAGATCGTATAATCACAGGCAATCTTCTTAAAGTACGACCGGGAATGAAAGTCCGGCCCCAACAGCAGTCTTTTGCAGTAAAGCAACAGGATAGCATTTCTGTCGCCTCACGTTAGGCTAAACTCACATATCAATTTTCAGTCGCCCTCCCGGTACCGAAATTCCCGGGAGAACGACATTATTATCTGATTTTGAACTGTCCAATAAACGGAAAGGCTGTTCAACGGCCTTTCCATATCTAAAAAGCAACGCGTATATGAAATTCAGTCACACCTTTATAAAAAGGCCGATCCTATCCATTGTCATCTCCATATTACTGATGATTGTAGGGGGGCTGGCCTATTTTTCACTTCCCATATCGCAATACCCGGAAGTAGCCCCTCCCACGGTAGTGGTACGGGCCACTTACCCGGGAGCGAGTGCGGAAACCATTTCCAAAACCGTAGCCACACCCCTGGAACAGGAAATCAACGGGGTGGAAGGCATGATATATATGCTTTCCCAGGCCACCAATGACGGTTCCCTGGAGATTACCGTGACCTTTAAACAGGGCGTAGATGTAGACAATGCCCAGGTTCTTGTACAAAACCGGGTGGCCATAGCCGAACCGCGCCTTCCCGAACAGGTAAGACGATTGGGAATTACCACCGTAAAAAGTTCCCCGGACCTCATGATGGTGATCCACATGA contains the following coding sequences:
- a CDS encoding efflux RND transporter periplasmic adaptor subunit, with protein sequence MKKHNIQSIGIVLSMSLLITSAIVSCSNSTAAEQGPQALATPYIIPSTEKITDWSEYIGRFEASERVEIRSRVDGYIQSVNFRDGDVVKKGQTLFVIDQRPFYTALKQAEADKLQAEADLLRTQSDYDRIASVQDSRAVSAEEVEQRKQIAKSAEARLMAANARLEEARLNLGYTEIKAPITGKISEDFVNRGNYITGGAANATLLTTVLAVDPIHFYFEGNEDDFARFHSSRGANGERTKTHKPVVVKLSSEDSYSREGYMDFVDNEIQRNTGTIRGRAVFKNPDMQLEAGMFGRLRLLEKNRTDAILIPEKAISSSQSQKIVYTIGPDSTVQVKPVKLGKLYREKYRIITGGLTTEDRIITGNLLKVRPGMKVRPQQQSFAVKQQDSISVASR